In one window of Cheilinus undulatus linkage group 23, ASM1832078v1, whole genome shotgun sequence DNA:
- the cbll1 gene encoding E3 ubiquitin-protein ligase Hakai isoform X1, translating to MGLTAESYVIITCPFSQSRDCNPTNMQHTETLLAMLKQIQRSSVCCGERATDNDLQGSDGSGSLGGPDVRRRIPIKLISKQPLRSKPPPRTQRPSSRPCKNEPGDDDNFVFKQEERFDCGAKAGDVFASQRRFPQQLFWDYKLNLIGERDEIPIHFCDKCGLPIQLYGRMIPCKHVFCYDCALLHEKKGDKMCPGLTLYNCTDPVQRIEQCQRGSLYMCSIVPGCKRTYLSQRDLQAHVNHRHLRAAKSGSRQDQVHMPPSSDIPDRFRVPPPHLPKNHVHLPNPLQHGGHDPYSQPPPPSAHDAPPPSSGLGPETFRIATVTTRKHSNLITVPIQDDSSSREPHSGGPGQPPHHHPGDYPGQPPVVSHSHHMMAPPQQHFGPPPPPPPPISHPMQHPPQGSGTPHMVYNQAPPPPMSTAPPPITPPPGHIMGQLPPYLNHPPPGPPPQHSGPPVNAPPPHHYNPSSMQQFPEDQGTLSPPFSQPGGLSPGMWPAPRGPPPPRMQGPPPQGQMPGPHHPDQGRYRPYYQ from the exons ATGGGTCTCACAGCTGAGTCATATGTTATCATCACCTGTCCTTTCAGTCAGAGCCGAGATTGCAATCCcacaaacatgcagcacacagAAACATTGCTGGCCATGTTAAAGCAGATTCAAAGGAGTTCAGTGTGTTGcggtgaaagagccacag ACAATGATCTTCAAGGCAGTGATGGCTCTGGGAGTTTGGGAGGCCCAGATGTCAGGAGAAGAATCCCCATCAAACTCATTTCAAAGCAGCCACTAAGGAGCAAACCTCCACCGCGCACCCAGAGACCAAGCAGCAGGCCATGTAAAAATGAGCCTGGAGACGACG ATAATTTTGTCTTCAAACAAGAGGAGCGGTTTGATTGTGGTGCCAAAGCAGGAGATGTGTTTGCAAGTCAGAGGAGATTCCCCCAGCAGCTGTTTTGGGACTACAAG tTAAATTTGATTGGAGAAAGGGATGAAATACCCATTCACTTCTGTGATAAATGCGGCCTACCAATCCAGCTCTATGGACGTATG ATCCCctgcaaacatgttttttgctACGACTGTGCTTTACTCCATGAGAAGAAAGGAGATAAGATGTGCCCGGG TCTCACCTTGTATAATTGCACAGACCCCGTGCAGCGCATCGAGCAGTGCCAGCGTGGCTCCCTCTACATGTGCAGCATTGTTCCGGGATGTAAACGCACCTACCTGTCCCAGCGTGACCTGCAAGCTCATGTCAACCACCGTCACCTGAGGGCCGCCAAGTCTGGAAGTCGCCAGGACCAGGTCCACATGCCCCCTTCATCTGACATCCCCGACCGCTTCCGTGTGCCTCCTCCTCACCTCCCCAAGAACCACGTCCACCTCCCCAACCCGCTCCAACACGGCGGCCACGACCCCTACAGCCAGCCGCCCCCTCCTTCTGCTCATGACGCCCCGCCACCATCTTCGGGTCTTGGTCCTGAGACGTTCCGCATCGCCACGGTAACAACACGTAAACACAGTAATCTCATCACTGTGCCCATCCAAGATGACTCCTCCTCTCGGGAGCCTCACTCTGGTGGCCCTGGTCagcccccccaccaccaccctgGGGACTACCCTGGCCAGCCACCTGTAGTGAGCCACTCTCACCACATGATGGCGCCACCGCAGCAGCACTTTGGCcccccacctccacctcctccgcCTATCAGCCACCCCATGCAGCATCCTCCCCAGGGCTCCGGGACGCCACACATGGTGTACAACCAGGCCCCACCTCCACCTATGTCCACTGCTCCCCCACCTATCACCCCTCCACCAGGGCATATCATGGGCCAGCTGCCCCCTTATTTGAACCACCCACCCCCAGGACCTCCACCACAACACAGTGGCCCTCCTGTGAACGCCCCGCCTCCCCATCACTACAACCCCAGCTCCATGCAACAGTTCCCTGAAGACCAGGGCACCCTCAGCCCCCCGTTCAGCCAGCCAGGAGGGCTCAGTCCTGGGATGTGGCCAGCTCCAAGAGGGCCCCCTCCTCCACGAATGCAGGGTCCCCCTCCCCAGGGTCAGATGCCCGGACCACATCACCCAGATCAAGGCCGCTATCGGCCGTATTATCAGTAA
- the cbll1 gene encoding E3 ubiquitin-protein ligase Hakai isoform X2: protein MDQSDNDLQGSDGSGSLGGPDVRRRIPIKLISKQPLRSKPPPRTQRPSSRPCKNEPGDDDNFVFKQEERFDCGAKAGDVFASQRRFPQQLFWDYKLNLIGERDEIPIHFCDKCGLPIQLYGRMIPCKHVFCYDCALLHEKKGDKMCPGLTLYNCTDPVQRIEQCQRGSLYMCSIVPGCKRTYLSQRDLQAHVNHRHLRAAKSGSRQDQVHMPPSSDIPDRFRVPPPHLPKNHVHLPNPLQHGGHDPYSQPPPPSAHDAPPPSSGLGPETFRIATVTTRKHSNLITVPIQDDSSSREPHSGGPGQPPHHHPGDYPGQPPVVSHSHHMMAPPQQHFGPPPPPPPPISHPMQHPPQGSGTPHMVYNQAPPPPMSTAPPPITPPPGHIMGQLPPYLNHPPPGPPPQHSGPPVNAPPPHHYNPSSMQQFPEDQGTLSPPFSQPGGLSPGMWPAPRGPPPPRMQGPPPQGQMPGPHHPDQGRYRPYYQ, encoded by the exons ATGGACCAAAGCG ACAATGATCTTCAAGGCAGTGATGGCTCTGGGAGTTTGGGAGGCCCAGATGTCAGGAGAAGAATCCCCATCAAACTCATTTCAAAGCAGCCACTAAGGAGCAAACCTCCACCGCGCACCCAGAGACCAAGCAGCAGGCCATGTAAAAATGAGCCTGGAGACGACG ATAATTTTGTCTTCAAACAAGAGGAGCGGTTTGATTGTGGTGCCAAAGCAGGAGATGTGTTTGCAAGTCAGAGGAGATTCCCCCAGCAGCTGTTTTGGGACTACAAG tTAAATTTGATTGGAGAAAGGGATGAAATACCCATTCACTTCTGTGATAAATGCGGCCTACCAATCCAGCTCTATGGACGTATG ATCCCctgcaaacatgttttttgctACGACTGTGCTTTACTCCATGAGAAGAAAGGAGATAAGATGTGCCCGGG TCTCACCTTGTATAATTGCACAGACCCCGTGCAGCGCATCGAGCAGTGCCAGCGTGGCTCCCTCTACATGTGCAGCATTGTTCCGGGATGTAAACGCACCTACCTGTCCCAGCGTGACCTGCAAGCTCATGTCAACCACCGTCACCTGAGGGCCGCCAAGTCTGGAAGTCGCCAGGACCAGGTCCACATGCCCCCTTCATCTGACATCCCCGACCGCTTCCGTGTGCCTCCTCCTCACCTCCCCAAGAACCACGTCCACCTCCCCAACCCGCTCCAACACGGCGGCCACGACCCCTACAGCCAGCCGCCCCCTCCTTCTGCTCATGACGCCCCGCCACCATCTTCGGGTCTTGGTCCTGAGACGTTCCGCATCGCCACGGTAACAACACGTAAACACAGTAATCTCATCACTGTGCCCATCCAAGATGACTCCTCCTCTCGGGAGCCTCACTCTGGTGGCCCTGGTCagcccccccaccaccaccctgGGGACTACCCTGGCCAGCCACCTGTAGTGAGCCACTCTCACCACATGATGGCGCCACCGCAGCAGCACTTTGGCcccccacctccacctcctccgcCTATCAGCCACCCCATGCAGCATCCTCCCCAGGGCTCCGGGACGCCACACATGGTGTACAACCAGGCCCCACCTCCACCTATGTCCACTGCTCCCCCACCTATCACCCCTCCACCAGGGCATATCATGGGCCAGCTGCCCCCTTATTTGAACCACCCACCCCCAGGACCTCCACCACAACACAGTGGCCCTCCTGTGAACGCCCCGCCTCCCCATCACTACAACCCCAGCTCCATGCAACAGTTCCCTGAAGACCAGGGCACCCTCAGCCCCCCGTTCAGCCAGCCAGGAGGGCTCAGTCCTGGGATGTGGCCAGCTCCAAGAGGGCCCCCTCCTCCACGAATGCAGGGTCCCCCTCCCCAGGGTCAGATGCCCGGACCACATCACCCAGATCAAGGCCGCTATCGGCCGTATTATCAGTAA